From the genome of Deltaproteobacteria bacterium:
GATCCGGCCCGCTTCGATCCGACTGACGTCGAGCATCTCGTCGACCAGTCGCTTGAGTCGATTCGCATTGCGCCGCAGCGACGCCACGGGTTTCTCGAGTCCGGGGGGCAGCTTGTCGAACTTGCCCTCGACCATGAGGTCGAGATAGCCGACGATGCTCGTCATCGGCGTCCGCAGCTCGTGCGCCGCGATCGAAATGAACTCCGCCTTCATCATGTTCAGGCGTTTGAGTTCTTCGTTCTTGCGCCGCAGTTGCGCCTCCGATTCGGCCAGCGCGCGCGTGCGCTGGCGGACGATCTTGTCGAGGTTGGCGGTGAGCGCGCGCAGTTCGGCGTTGGCGCGTTCGAGCGCGGCACTCTTTTCCTCGACCTCCCGCGTGCGGCGCGCCACGATCTCCTCGAGCCGCGCCGCCGCCTCGAACACGGCAACCGGCGCGTCGGCCGTACCGCGCTCCGCCTTGTCGATCAGCGCATCGATCGTAGCGCGCGCGGCGGCAAGCTCCGCCTCGAGTTCTTCGACGCGGCGGCGAAGCCGATCGACGTCCGCCGACACCGGTGCGTCGCCGGCCGGCTCTGCCCGCGGTGGTCGCGCGCCGCGTTCAGCCATCGCTCCTCCCGAATGCGATCCCCGTGAGCGTATGATTGACGTGAAGCGTGTTGACCTGCTCGCCGAACGTGTTGAACCCCACCACCGGGTAGCGTGCCAGAATCGCGCCGAGCGCGTCCAGCGTGCCGTCTCGCATACACTCGAGATAGCGCCCGTAGCAGTTGAACGCGATCAATAGCTCCATCGGTGCGCCCAGCCGGTCGGCGGCGTCCGCGAGCGCCCGGTCGGTCGCCGTAAGAATGTCTCCCGGACGCATGGGGACGAGCACCGTACCGCGATCGATGCCGCACGCAAACCGCAGACAGTCGCCTTCGATGCCCATAACGGACCGCACATATGCGCGGCCGCCGACGAAGTAGCCGAACGGGTGCTTGCCCGCCAGCTCGTTGTCGAGCTGATCGCCGAGCCCCGTGATTTCGCGATACCGCGCGACCGCGGGTTTGCCGTCGAGTCCCGTGACCAGCCGCTCCGCCGGATCGGCGCCCGTGACGACGACCCTCCCCTCGCCCGGAATCATGTGCTCGCTCACGATGGGCACCATCGGCCCGTCCGACTCGATCAGCAGAATGAGCGCCGCGTCGGTGATCGCTTCGCCGCGGTACAAGATTCGCGCGGCGTGGCCGCCTTCGCCGGGCGGCGCAAGGTCCGCATCGTCACTCGCCGATCCGCCGACCAGCGTGAGCCACGGTACCGTCGCCCCCGCACCGGCAGCGAACAACTCTTCGCTCTTGCACCGCCAGTCGACCAAGCACAGCACGACATGCCGCGACGGCGTGAGCTCATCGGGCTGGCGGCCGAGGTCCTGCGCCGCGCGGCAGATCGCGCGATGGCCCGCCCGCAACGCGGCGGCGGAGATGCCGCTCGCGCAACCGACGCCGACGCGTAGCCGGCGCGACGCCACCGAGACCGCGACACATCGGCGCGTAGCGAATCCGAACGGGCCGATCTCGGCGATACTCGTACAGCCGTAGACCGGCACGGGATCGAGCGCACGCTGAAGTTCGCGGGCGATCGCGTGCGGATCGTAATGGCACGACGCAAATGCGAGCACGAACGCCGCGTCCGGCTGCGCGATCTGGCGCGCGATATCACGTGCCGCGCTTCGCTCATCCCCCCGTGCCGTATACCCCCGCCTCGCTCGCATCGACGCCGTCCCGCGATCACTATGCCAAAAATTTGCCCGACCGGACGTCGCAACGTTCTATAGGTACATGAACAAGAGCTGCAGCGCCTGTGGCGCGTCGTTTCGGCCGTCGTACGTCTATCAGCTCGCCGTTCGCGACGGCCAGCGCCTGTACTTTTGCAGCCTCGAATGCCGGCAGCGCGCGCTCGGCGCCGAGGGGTTTCGCGCCAAACGGGCGCGTAGGGTCGCGATTCTGAACCAGAAAGGCGGCACCGGCAAGACGACCACCGCGGTCAACCTCGCCGCCGGCGCGGCCGAGCGCGGCCACCAGGTACTGCTGGTGGACACCGACGCGCAGGGCAACGTCGGCGTGAGCTTGGGCATCGCCGGGGAACGCAGCCTGTATCACGTACTCGTCGACGGCGACGACCCCACCGACGTCGCGGTGCCGGTGCGCGCCGGGCTGGACGTCATCACGAGCAACGCGAGCCTCGCGGCGGCCGAGATCTGGCTCGCGCGGCAGAATCCCGCGACGCGCTCGCGCATCATGACGCATCGCCTCAACTCGATGAAGGTGTCGCGCACCTACGATTACATCGTGCTCGACTGCGGGCCGTCGCTGAACCTGCTCAACCAGAACGCGCTGAGTTACGCCGACGAGGTGGTCATTCCTGTCACGTGCGACTACCTCGCACTGGTGGGGGTCAAGCAGGTATTGCGCACCATCAAGGACATCGAGCGGCACCTTCACCACGCGGTCCGCGTGTCCGCAGTGCTGCCCACGTTCTACGACGGCCGCACGCGCCTCGCGCGCGAAGTGCTGGCTACGCTACAGGAGCACTTCGGCCACAAGTGCCTCGCGCCGATCCGCACCAACACGCGGCTGGCCGAGGCGCCGAGTCACCGCAAGACCATCTTTGAGTACGCGCCCGGCTCGCATGGCGCGAAAGACTACGCGCGCGTCGTGGACTGGCTCGTGCGCACACCGCAGATCGCGACGCACGGCGTCGCCGCCTGATCGGGGGCACGATGAAAGACGACAAGATCCTCAAGAACGACCCGCTGCGCGAGACGGACGAGATCCTGCGCGAGGAGTACTACGGACGCGCCGAAACCGCGGCCGAACCGCGCCGGCCGCGGCGAGCCCGACGGGCCAAGAAGCCAAAGCCGACCCACTACAAGGTCGTGTGCATTTCGCTGTACACCAAGGACATCGAGGAACTCGAGCGCAAAGTGGCCGAGCTCAAGCGGCGCGGCCACACGAAAGCCAACAAGAGCCAGCTCATCCGCTTCGCGCTGAGCCAGGTGGACATCGACAAGCTGCCCCCGCCCGTGTAACGTAGATCCGCCATGTCGGTGGCGGGAGACATCGACCTCGTCGAGGAGTACCGGGCCTACTTGGAACGCTTCGAGGGCATCGCCGGCCCCGGGGAATTCGGCCAGTTCATCAAGCACAATGGCCGACTGGTCAAGAAGATGCGCTACGACGAATTCGAGCCGAAGTACAACGAGTGGCGGGAGATGCTGTCGGCGTACAACGAAGCGATCGCATCGGGCGACACGATCAACGATCTCGTGGTGAAGATCCTGCGCGATCGCTCGTGCGAGCTGCTGCTCGACCCGCCCCCCACCGTGTAGCGCCCCGTCCGCGGTCCTCCCGTCGATCGCGCGACGGGCCGCTTCGTCGGTGGTGCGCGCGAACCGCCGGTCGCGCACACAGGGCCGGCGGCGCCGCACCGTCGCGAAAACGAGGGGGCCAGGAGCCTGAACAGGGACGCACCGGCTCCCGGCCCCCTCACAACCATCGATCGCACGCACCGCGGTCGCGGCGACTGAGGAGGAATGCGTCGTCTCGCGTCAGAACGTCTTGCCGAGCCCGACCGACACGGTGTGAACGACGTCCTTGCGCGATGCCTGCGTGGCGTTGTGCGTCCGCATCGAGCCGTCGGCTTGCCCCGCCCAGTCCGTGGTCGACTGGTAGTAGCGGTACGTGCCGACGAGCTGCAGATCCGGCTTCCATTGGTAGGTGAGCGCCGCAATCCCCCACAGAGCACTCACGCGCGACGTGGCGCCGTCTTCGAGCCCCGTCGTCTGCGTGCGCGACCCTCCGAGGAGATACGCCGCCTCGACGCTCACACCGATCTCCTTCGTGAGGCGCGGCGCGATCAACTTGCCGCCGACGGTGAAGCCCTTGAGCAACTCGCTCGGAAGCCGCGCGATGTTGACGTTTTCCGTGTCCTCGACGTTGTGAATCTTGAACTGGCTGTAGTGATACCCGGCGCGGCCGAACAGGGCGAGGCCGTCCTTGCGGCGGAAGCGGTAGCCGTAGCTGGCGCCAGCGTCAATCTCGTGCATCGTGAACGCGATGTCGGACACGTTGCCCATGCCGTCGTCGTAGCGGATGCCGGGTGCGGCGCGCGTGCCGCGATATTGCACGTCCGCGCCGATCAACCGCGTGTCGCTACCGCCGGCGTACAGCAGCTCGCCGTTGACCACGAGCGACGCGGCCGCCGAGGTCACCTTGTAGTTCGCGAGCGGTCCCTGGCCGTTCGACGCGAACGACATACCCAGTGCGGTGTACCCGAGTCCGCCATTTGCTCGGTAGCCCATGCGCGCGTACTCGTACGACGACTGGTCGTCGACCTCCGACGCTCGCACCCAGCCCGACTCGCCGTCTTCGTTTTCGACCTCGATCCAGTTGCCGCTGTCGCTACGGCCGAGGACGTACAGCCGATCGCCCTCCGCGGCGACGAACTGCATGTCGGCGCGCCGGCTGGGCCTGGCGAGCACCTCGGCCTCCTCGGCCGTCACGACGACCGTCGCGGGCTCGTCGCCGTCGCCATCGTCGTCGAACTCGTCGTCCTCCTCATCGAATTCGTCAACGTCGTCGGCACGGCGGGCGCGGCTGCGCCGGCTCGCGCGCGGCTCGTCTTCTTCGTCCCAATCGTCGTCTTCGACCGCGTCGGCGCCGATTCGATCTTCGGGCGCGCCGTCGGACCACCCCCTGCGCCGCGAGTCGCGCCCGTTGACGAACGACCGGCGGCGCCGCCGCTTGGTCGTCGACCGCGCCTTGCGCTCCGCAAGCTCGCGCACCGACGTGCGCGTCACCCACCCCGCCTGGCTGCCGACGCGGACCTTGATCCAGCGGCCCCGGCGGTCGAGGACCTTCATGGTCCGTCCCGGCGGCACCCGCTTGACGACGCGCGACTTCTCGCCCGGTCGCGACATGAGCCGGGTCGCGCGCGTAGTGCGCACGGACTCGGCGGATGCAGAACTCGGCGACAGCGCCGCCACGGCGGCGAACGCTGCAGCCACAATCGACATGTGGATGAGCTGTTTCATGGTGCGTCCCCTGTGCCCGCATGGCGGTACAACCGCCGTGCCAACCGCAACCCCCCGAAATGCGACAGCACCAACGGGGACCGCGGTCCCGAGCGACCGCGTCGGCCTGTGAATAACGCACCGAAACTCGGATGAAACTCCGGTTCGACCGAACACCCGGAGCCGGGACCGCCCTCCCCACCTCGGGAATCAGCTACGATGCGGCGAGCCGCCATGTCTCGCACCTTTGCACACACGTCCCGACCCGCTTCACGGCGTGCGTGGCTCGCCGTGGTCGCCGCTACCCTGGCCGCCGGCTGCGGCACCCAGAGCGAGAGCCAGAAGAAGGAAGAAGCGCCGCCGCCGGCGCCCGCGACCACGGCCGAATCGACCGCGAGCGCCGAGCCGGCCGACGCAGCCCCGGCCGCCGACACGGAAGCCGACCGCAAGCGCCTCGTCGACCGCGCACTCGCGCGCGTCCCCCAGATCGAAGAAGGCGTCGCCAAGCTGCGCGGGCGCCCGTTTCGCAGCCCGGTGCCGGCTGAATATCAGGACCAGGATGCCTTCCGCGCGTTCGTCCGCCAGGAAATCGCGCGCGAACTTCCGCCCGAAAAGAATCGCAACCTCGGCCGCGCGCTCGCCCACCTCGGACTCATCGACAAGCCGCTCGACCTGGCCAAGGTGGCGGAAGACGCGATGGTCAGTCAGGCCGGCGCCTACTACGACCCGAAACAGAAGAAGTTCTTCGTGGTCATGGTCCCCGGCAACGACATGATGCTCGACACCATCAGCTCGCACGAACTCACGCACGCACTGCAGGACCAATACTTCGACCTCGAACGGTTCTACTACGGCCACGACGGCGACGGCCCGCCCAAATACTCCGAAGACGAGCTGAACGCGCGCCGGTTTCTCGTCGAGGGTGAGGCCACCTTCGTGATGGTGGCCTACATGGCGTACGCGATGGCGAAGGTGAACATGCTTGAGCCCAAGCTCGTCGGCCAGCTCCGGCCGCAGATCGACCAGTTCGCCAACATGACGATCGATCAGCTGCGCGCGATGACGAAACAACAGGCAAGCGCGCTCGGCGAACTCGGCGACGACTTCAAACGGTCCATCGACGCGCTCGACAGCATCCCGCTGTATGTGCTCGTGCCGCTGTTGGCGTCGTATACCAAAGGAGTGTTGCCGGTGTACGAGGCCTACGTCGCCGGCGGCTGGGACGCCGTCGACGCGCTATACAAGAACCCGCCCGCATCGACCGAGCAGGTGCTGCACCCCGCCGACAAGCTCGTGCGAACGCGCGATGAGCCCGTGCACATCGCGCTGGCGGCCCCGCGCGGCGCCGCGCCGATTCACGAGGAGACGATCGGGGAGTTGGGCTGGCGCGTATACTTCATGCAGTGGCAGGCCGCCGATCCGGTCGGCGCCGCCGCCGGCTGGGACGGCGACCGGGTGGCAGTCTACGAGCGAGACGGCGCGCTCGTCGGTCTGATCGCGACCACGTGGGACACGAACGCCGACGCGAAGGAGTTCGCCGAGGCGTATATCGCATCGCTCGACAAGCGGTTTCCCGGGGCGGAGAAAGCCGACGCCCGCATCGTGACCACCGTGACCCGCCCCGACGGCGGCAAGGTGCTGGTTCAGCGCAAGGGCCAGCATGTGTTCATCGTCGACGGCGGGACCGAAGCGGACCTGAAGCTCGTCACGCGCGCCCGCATGAAGTGACATGCCGCGCGGCGCCGCGGAGGACGCGGGACCGCGGCGCCGGCGGTTCCGCAGCGGCCACGATGCCCTCCGCGCTCGGCCCCTCATCTCCGCGCGCTCGGCCCCCGGAGTCCGCCGCGAGAATGTGCGACCGCGGCCGCGCGCCTCCTTTCGCCCCTGGCGCCTCGCCGCGGCCGCCCGCACGTTCGACGCGTCGACCGCGACGTTCGCGGCCAGCGCGCCGCATTCCCATTCGTCGACGGCCGCTACCCGCGGAACAGCAACACGTACACGTCGTACAAAAAGTGCGTGTAGACCGCGTGTGACAGCGAGTGGAAGTAGAAGATCGCGCCGAACGCGGCGCCGGCCAGCGCCCGGTAGACGAACACGGGCAGCGTAAACGGGTCGCCGAGGGGGCCGACGTGGTGGGCGGCGGAAAACAGCAGCGACGATGCGACGAATGCGATCGCCGCGGCGACCCGGTGCCGCACGCCCATCGCCCGCAGCAGGTAGGCGCCGCCCGCCAGCAGGCCGAGGCGGAACACGAGTTCCTCGTGTACGCCCGCTCCCATCGCGACGATGAGGCGGGAGCCGAGACCGAGATCGCCAGTCGCGAGCAATCCGTCGAACCCGAGCAACCGCGTCATCACGAACACGATGAAGCTGCCGAGCGTGAGCGCATAGATCGCTGACAACAGCAACATCGGCATGAATGCACGCAAATCGACGGCGCGCCGGCGCCGCAGCCACCACAGCGCAGCCACGTACACGACCGCCAACGACAGGTTGACGACCACGTACCGGCCGCGGTCGCCGTCGACCGCGTGCAAAATCCACCCGGTCACGAAGTCGACGCCGTTGAGCGCCGGCGTAAACACGACGCCGAGCTCGTACCCGACGAACAACGGAAAAATGAACGCGAAGCTGGTCGCCAGGTCGCCCCGACCCAAGGGGCGCGAGCGGCGCGTGCGCGGCGTCATCGTCCTCTCCGGCCGCGGCGCGGACCGCGCGCCGGTCGGCGCTTGGACACGACGCCGCGCGCCCTGCGCGCCGCCTCGGGCGTGAACGCCGGCGGCCTCACCGTGGCGACGACAGCCGCATCCCAGTCCAGATACGTCGCCGCCACCCGTTGAACGTCCTCCGGCGTCACGGCGTCGATCGCCGCGGCGTACCGCGCGTACTCGTCGACGCCGAGCCCGTAGACTTCGTGGAAGGCCATCGCCGACGCGATAGCCGACCGGCGCTGCAACGCGATCTCGTGAGCGCCGACGAGATAGCGCTGCGCCCGCCGCAACTCGTCGTCGCTGACTTTGTCGTGGACAATGCGGCGCAGCTCGGATCGAATCGCCTCGTACGCTTGCTCGATCTTTTGTGGGCTACATGCGATGTAGATCGCGACGTACCCGGGATCGACGCCCTCGAACGACGTGGCGCCGACGCGGTAGGCCAGCCCGCGCCGATCGCGCAGCTCGACGAACAGCCGCCCCCCCTGCCCGCTGAGAATCGTGGTCAACACATCCAACGCATAGCGATCCGGATCGTCCACGGTCGTCCCCGGAAAGCCGACGACCATGTGCGCCTGCTGGCGGTCGAGGTACCCGTAGACCTCGCGCGGCCCACCGGACGAAGGCGCCGCTCCCGCTGCCGCGCGGGCCGGACCGCGCAGGCGACGCCTCGGTGCATCGCCGAACAGCTCGCGGACGCGCCGAAGAACACGCTCGGGGTCGACGTCGCCGACGACGACCAGCACCATGTCGCCGACCGGATAGCGGTTCCGGTAATAATCGACGAGTTGCTTGCGCGACAGCTTGGCGACGGATGCCTCGTCGCCGAGCACATCGAAGCGATACGGATGCCCCCGGAACAGCTCGGCCTGCAGCAGGCGAAACGCGACGTAGCTCGGGCTGTCGCTGCGGGCGGCGATCTCGTCGAGCAGTCGGCGGCGCTCGCGCAAGAACTCCGCGTGCGGCAGCGCGGGTGCGCGAATACAATCGGCCAACAGGCCGAGGCCCGCCTCCCAGTCGGCCGCGAGCCACTCGGCCCGCAACCCGAACGTGTTGCGTCCCGAAAACCCCGACAGAACTCCCGCCATGTCGTCCACGCGGGCGGCGAGCTGTTCGGCCGACAACTCGCCGCACCCGCGCGTGATCAGCGCCGCGAGCAGGTAGTTGATGCCGTTGTTGCGGGCTGTCTCCGCGCGTACGCCCCCGAGCCACACCGCGCGCATCGCGACGATCGGCACGGTCGCATCGCGGCGAACGATGACGCGCAGACCGTTGGGCAACACGTCACGGACGACTCCGGAGGCAAACGCGATCGGCGCGGGCGGTGCGTACGACTTCGCTGCGCGCGCGGCGGCTTTGCCGACGGCCGCGATGAGGCGCGCCCGGCGCGCGTCGCGGCCGCGGGCGGTCGCGAGCCGGCCGCCGGAGGGCAGCAGCGCCGCAACCGTGGCGTTGTCGGGGCGCAGGTAGCGCGCCGCCGCCGCGCGCACGTCGGACGCGGTCGTCCGCGCGACGCGGTCGAGATACTCGCGCTCGAACTCGGCGCGGCCCGCGACCCGTTCGTAGAAGCCAAGTTTGCGCGCAGCTCCCTGCGCGGTCTCCTCCTGATAGATTGCGTCGGCTTCGATCACACGTCGCGCCTTGTCGATCTCGGCGTCGCCGATCGGCTCGATCGCGAGGCGAAAGACCTGCACCAGCGCCTCGTCGAGTGCGGCGCCGATCGTCGTCGGCGGCACCGTCATCCCGACGACGAACAACCCAGGATCGCGCAGCGAGTGGGCGTAGGCGTACGCGCTCGTCGCCAGTTCTCGCGCACGCCGCACGCGGGCGGTCAACCGCGACGATTCTCCCTGGCCGAGCACGACCGCGAGCACGTCGAGCGCTGCCGTATCCTCACTGCGCAGCGCCGGGATGTGAAAACCGACGGCGATCTGCGCCTCGCGCACGTCCTGCGTGACGACCGCGGCGCGCGGCCGCGTCTGCGCCGGCTCGCGCACGCGCCGCCGCGGCAGCGCTCTCCCGGGCAGGTCGCCGAACGCGCGGCGGACAGCGGCGCGCACGCCGCCGGGGTCGAAGTCGCCGGCGACGACGAGCGTGACGTTGTTGGCGACGTACCAGGTGCGGAAGAACTCGAGCAACCGCTCCCGGCTCAGAGCGCGTACGGATGCGTCCGTACCGATGACGGGCCGGCCGTAGGGGTGACGTACATAGGCGGTCGAAAACAGCGCCTGCGCGACACTACGTCCCGGATCGTCGGCGCCCTGTTTGATTTCCTCGAGGATCACCTCACGCTCGAGCTCGAGTTCGGCGGGGTCGAAGGACGAGTGCTGCAACGCGTCGGACATCACGTCGAGTCCAACGTCGAAGTCGCGGCTCGCAACCACGACGTGGTAGACGGTCTGATCGAACGTCGTCCACGCATTGATCTCACCGCCCGCGCCCTCGACGTCCTGCGCAATCTCGCCGACACCGCGGCGCGCGGTCCCCTTGAACAGCATGTGTTCGAATACGTGCGCGATGCCGTACTCGCCTTCGACCTCGTCGGCCGACCCGACACCGACCCACGCCTGCAGCGCCACCACGGGTGCCGCGCAGTTCGGAGCCATCAACAGGGTGAGGCCGTTGTCGAGCCGGTCGCGCAGCACGTCGCTCCCGTGTACCCCAGCGAGCGCTGCCGTCGCCATCGCCGCGCACAAAAACTGCACGTCGCCACGATCCTAGCCCGGATCGCGACGGCACGCCGGCGGCCGGGTCGCGGGCGATCGGCGGCGCCGGCCGACCGCGTTCGGCTGGATGCCCGCGCGCGGACGCGGCCACTGGCGACAGCGGACAGCGCACCGCGGGCCGACGTCGCGGCGCTCCGCGCGCCTCGGAACATCACGGGCCTCTGCGGCGGCGTCCCCGCCGCGGTCCGGCCGGCTGTACGGCGCGGATCGCCCACGCGTGACGCCCGGAGCGCGCGGCCGCGCGATGCTGGCGCGCCGCTTGCGTATGGTGCTGCGCATGCCTCGAATCCGCACGGTTACGGGTCGCGTGCGTTGCTTTCCGCAACGCATTGTGACGGCCGCGATCGCCGCCGCGGCCGCCGGCTGCGCGGCGACGGCGCTCGGATGTGGCGACGCCGGCGACGCTGGCCCCGCCGATGCCGCCGCTGCGGCGCCCGACGCGGGCGCGCCGCACGCCGACGCGGCGCCGGCCGATGCGACCGGCGCGGATGCGGGCGCGGATGCCTGTCCCGCAGGTCCCGCGGGGCTCGACTGCCTGTTCGCCCAGTGGGACGACGTGACGCACGCCTGCGGCGCCGGGCGCGTCGCGGCGCTGCGCGCCTCGCTCGAAGCGCGTCGCGGCGCGCTGCCGGTATGGCACGCCGGCCGGGCGCTGTTCGCCAGCTTCGGGCGCGCGGTCGCGGTGGCCGGCGAGTTCAACGACTGGGACGCGACGGCGCTGGCCACCTCCCGTGTGTGCGACACGGACCTGTTCGCCGTCGAGGCCGCGATCCCCTCCGGTCGCTACGAGTACAAACTGGTCGTCGACGGCACGTGGCGCCTCGACCCGGAGAACTGGGCGTTCGCGTACGACGACTTCGACGGCAACCCTGACCGGCGAAACTCCGTCCTGAACACGTACGACTCCGGCGTGGGACACCTCGTCCAGCCGCCGACCCCGGTCTGTTCGGACGCGCTGGGCAATTGTCGCGCGCTCACCGCCTATCTGCCGGCCGGCTACGGCGACCCGGCGAACGCCGACCGCCGCTACCCGGCGTTGTTCATGCACGACGGCCAGAACGTGTTCGACGACGCGACCTGCTGCTTCGGGTTCGGCGGATGGAACGTCAACGTCACGCTCGACGACGAGATTGCCGCGGGTCGCGTCGCCCCCGTGATCGTCGTCGGCGCCGACAACGGGCTCGGCCAGCGCAACGACGAGTACGGCTGGCCCGAGGCCGAGGGCGGCCTGCGCGCGACGTTCATGCAGTTCCAGGTCGAGGTCGTCCAGCCGACGGCGGCGCAGTACTGGCGGATCGACGCGAACCGCGTGTACACCGCGGGCTCGTCGCTCGGCGGCAACATCGCCCTGCACCTGGCGTTCGCATACCCGGACGTGTACGCGGGCGCGGCGTCGCTGTCCGGGGCGCTGTGGCCCGGCGAGGACACCGGCGCCTCCGCATTCGACGCCCTGGCGGCCGCCGGCAAGGTGCCGGTCGCCCTGTATCTCGA
Proteins encoded in this window:
- a CDS encoding ParA family protein; the protein is MNKSCSACGASFRPSYVYQLAVRDGQRLYFCSLECRQRALGAEGFRAKRARRVAILNQKGGTGKTTTAVNLAAGAAERGHQVLLVDTDAQGNVGVSLGIAGERSLYHVLVDGDDPTDVAVPVRAGLDVITSNASLAAAEIWLARQNPATRSRIMTHRLNSMKVSRTYDYIVLDCGPSLNLLNQNALSYADEVVIPVTCDYLALVGVKQVLRTIKDIERHLHHAVRVSAVLPTFYDGRTRLAREVLATLQEHFGHKCLAPIRTNTRLAEAPSHRKTIFEYAPGSHGAKDYARVVDWLVRTPQIATHGVAA
- a CDS encoding insulinase family protein, producing the protein MQFLCAAMATAALAGVHGSDVLRDRLDNGLTLLMAPNCAAPVVALQAWVGVGSADEVEGEYGIAHVFEHMLFKGTARRGVGEIAQDVEGAGGEINAWTTFDQTVYHVVVASRDFDVGLDVMSDALQHSSFDPAELELEREVILEEIKQGADDPGRSVAQALFSTAYVRHPYGRPVIGTDASVRALSRERLLEFFRTWYVANNVTLVVAGDFDPGGVRAAVRRAFGDLPGRALPRRRVREPAQTRPRAAVVTQDVREAQIAVGFHIPALRSEDTAALDVLAVVLGQGESSRLTARVRRARELATSAYAYAHSLRDPGLFVVGMTVPPTTIGAALDEALVQVFRLAIEPIGDAEIDKARRVIEADAIYQEETAQGAARKLGFYERVAGRAEFEREYLDRVARTTASDVRAAAARYLRPDNATVAALLPSGGRLATARGRDARRARLIAAVGKAAARAAKSYAPPAPIAFASGVVRDVLPNGLRVIVRRDATVPIVAMRAVWLGGVRAETARNNGINYLLAALITRGCGELSAEQLAARVDDMAGVLSGFSGRNTFGLRAEWLAADWEAGLGLLADCIRAPALPHAEFLRERRRLLDEIAARSDSPSYVAFRLLQAELFRGHPYRFDVLGDEASVAKLSRKQLVDYYRNRYPVGDMVLVVVGDVDPERVLRRVRELFGDAPRRRLRGPARAAAGAAPSSGGPREVYGYLDRQQAHMVVGFPGTTVDDPDRYALDVLTTILSGQGGRLFVELRDRRGLAYRVGATSFEGVDPGYVAIYIACSPQKIEQAYEAIRSELRRIVHDKVSDDELRRAQRYLVGAHEIALQRRSAIASAMAFHEVYGLGVDEYARYAAAIDAVTPEDVQRVAATYLDWDAAVVATVRPPAFTPEAARRARGVVSKRRPARGPRRGRRGR
- a CDS encoding CPBP family intramembrane metalloprotease, yielding MTPRTRRSRPLGRGDLATSFAFIFPLFVGYELGVVFTPALNGVDFVTGWILHAVDGDRGRYVVVNLSLAVVYVAALWWLRRRRAVDLRAFMPMLLLSAIYALTLGSFIVFVMTRLLGFDGLLATGDLGLGSRLIVAMGAGVHEELVFRLGLLAGGAYLLRAMGVRHRVAAAIAFVASSLLFSAAHHVGPLGDPFTLPVFVYRALAGAAFGAIFYFHSLSHAVYTHFLYDVYVLLFRG
- a CDS encoding sensor histidine kinase, giving the protein MAERGARPPRAEPAGDAPVSADVDRLRRRVEELEAELAAARATIDALIDKAERGTADAPVAVFEAAARLEEIVARRTREVEEKSAALERANAELRALTANLDKIVRQRTRALAESEAQLRRKNEELKRLNMMKAEFISIAAHELRTPMTSIVGYLDLMVEGKFDKLPPGLEKPVASLRRNANRLKRLVDEMLDVSRIEAGRISLYRTNCSLGDIVEDVVQELAPLATAKDQHVHVDTSQAPRIDGDADKIHQVVSNLMANAIRYTPEGGEISLIADRAPEDQYAGAWARLRVRDNGVGIPSAYRQRIFEPFSDVNPAKHHTSSGPDSAGLGLYIARGLVDLHGGLITVDSEEGKFTEFTVLLPLAPQ